A genome region from Macaca nemestrina isolate mMacNem1 chromosome 15, mMacNem.hap1, whole genome shotgun sequence includes the following:
- the LOC139355292 gene encoding neuroendocrine secretory protein 55, with protein MDRRSRAHQWRRARHNYNDLCPPIGRRAATALLWLSCSIALLRALATSNARAQQRAAAQQRRSFLNAHHRSGAQVFPESPESESDYEHEEADLELSLPECLEYEEEFDYETESETESEIESETDFETEPETAPTTEPETEPEDERGPVVPKHSTFGQSLTQRLHALKLRSPDASPSRAPPSTQEPQSPSEGEELKPEDKDPRAPEESEEPKKEKQRRRCKPKKPTRRDASPESPSKKGPIPIRRH; from the coding sequence ATGGATCGGAGGTCCCGGGCTCATCAGTGGCGCCGAGCTCGCCATAATTACAACGACCTGTGCCCACCCATAGGCCGCCGGGCAGCCACCGCGCTCCTCTGGCTCTCCTGCTCCATCGCGCTCCTCCGCGCCCTTGCCACCTCCAACGCCCGTGCCCAGCAGCGCGCGGCTGCCCAGCAGCGCCGGAGCTTCCTTAACGCCCACCACCGCTCCGGCGCCCAGGTATTCCCTGAGTCCCCCGAATCGGAATCTGACTACGAGCACGAGGAGGCAGACCTTGAGCTGTCCCTTCCCGAGTGCCTAGAGTACGAGGAAGAGTTCGACTACGAGACCGAGAGCGAGACCGAGTCCGAAATCGAGTCCGAGACCGACTTCGAGACCGAGCCTGAGACCGCCCCCACCACTGAGCCCGAGACCGAGCCGGAAGACGAGCGCGGCCCGGTGGTGCCCAAGCACTCCACCTTCGGCCAGTCCCTCACCCAGCGCCTGCACGCTCTCAAGTTGCGAAGCCCCGACGCCTCCCCAAGTCGCGCGCCGCCCAGCACTCAGGAGCCCCAGAGCCCCAGCGAGGGGGAGGAGCTCAAGCCCGAGGACAAAGATCCAAGGGCCCCCGAAGAGTCTGAGGAGCCCAAGAAGGAGAAGCAGCGGCGCCGCTGCAAGCCTAAGAAGCCCACCCGCCGTGACGCGTCCCCGGAGTCCCCTTCCAAAAAGGGACCCATCCCCATCCGGCGTCACTAA
- the LOC139358418 gene encoding protein ALEX, translating to MTARPVDPQRSPGPTFRSSTRHSGKLEPMEATAHLLRKQCPSRSNSPAWEASGLQWSSLDPPVGPMQSLRPSAQHSWNLEPSVVPDQAWEDTALHQKKLCPLSLTSLPRQAAVNLSYRSQTLLQEAQVLQGSPELLPRSPKPSGLQRLAPEEATALPLRRLCHLSLMEKDLGTTAHPRGFPELSHKLTAVASSRQSRPRVRSASLPPRTRLPSGSQAPSAAHPERLSDLLLTSRAAAPRWRSPDPRSRLAAPPLGSTTLPSTWTAPQSRLTARPSRSPEPQIRESEQRDPQLRRKQQRWKEAQPLMPRREEKSPLRGTDPLPPGQLQRIPPPGQPVQPQRIPTPGQPQKIPTPGQPLPPRPIPTPGRPLTPRPIPTPGRPLTPRPIPTPGRPLTPRPIPTPGRPLTPQRFQMPGQPLTPQPIQMPGQPLRFPRPLRLLRPGQPMSPQLRLTPGLPLPQPLLPPGQPKPPGRPRQPLPPGPDASSITLDPPAPRSRLPIRLLRGLLARLPGGASPSAAAAAAGTTMKGRPAATMTPAETSPTMGPSDASAGFSIGEIAAAESPSATYSATSSCKPSGAASVDLRVPSPKPRTPPRSRRYPWWRSADRCAKKPWRSGPRSAQRRNAASSSTNNSRTKRWATCVRTACCF from the coding sequence ATGACAGCGAGGCCTGTGGACCCCCAGAGGTCTCCAGGCCCAACTTTCAGGTCCTCAACCCGGCATTCAGGGAAGCTGGAGCCCATGGAAGCTACAGCCCACCTCCTGAGGAAGCAATGCCCTTCGAGGTCGAACAGCCCAGCTTGGGAGGCTTCTGGCCTACAATGGAGCAGCCTGGATCCCCCGGTGGGGCCCATGCAGTCCTTGAGGCCTTCGGCCCAGCATTCATGGAACCTGGAGCCTTCAGTGGTGCCAGACCAGGCCTGGGAGGATACAGCCCTCCACCAGAAGAAGCTATGCCCTTTGAGTTTGACCAGCCTGCCAAGACAGGCTGCAGTCAACCTCTCTTACAGGTCCCAGACCTTGCTCCAGGAGGCCCAGGTGCTGCAGGGGTCCCCGGAGCTCCTCCCGAGGAGCCCCAAGCCCTCAGGCCTCCAAAGACTGGCTCCAGAGGAGGCTACAGCCCTCCCCCTGAGGAGACTATGCCATTTGAGCTTGATGGAGAAGGATCTGGGGACGACAGCCCACCCCCGGGGCTTTCCCGAGTTATCGCACAAGTTGACCGCGGTGGCCAGTTCGCGGCAGTCGCGGCCTCGAGTGCGGTCCGCCTCACTCCCGCCGCGAACGCGCCTCCCCTCTGGGTCCCAGGCGCCATCGGCAGCCCATCCCGAGAGGCTGTCAGACCTCCTCCTAACTTCACGGGCAGCGGCCCCCCGATGGAGATCTCCGGACCCCCGCTCGAGATTGGCAGCGCCCCCGCTGGGGTCGACGACGCTCCCGTCAACATGGACAGCCCCCCAATCGCGCTTGACGGCCCGCCCATCGAGGTCTCCGGAGCCCCAGATAAGAGAGAGCGAGCAGAGAGACCCCCAGTTGAGGAGGAAGCAGCAGAGATGGAAGGAAGCACAGCCGCTGATGCCGCGGAGGGAGGAAAAGTCCCCTCTCCGGGGTACGGATCCCCTGCCGCCGGGGCAGCTTCAACGGATACCGCCACCGGGGCAGCCCGTGCAGCCCCAGCGGATCCCGACTCCGGGGCAGCCCCAGAAGATACCGACTCCGGGGCAGCCCCTGCCGCCCCGGCCGATCCCGACTCCGGGGCGGCCCCTGACGCCCCGGCCGATCCCGACTCCGGGGCGGCCCCTGACGCCCCGGCCGATCCCGACTCCGGGGCGGCCCCTGACGCCCCGGCCGATCCCGACTCCGGGGCGGCCCCTGACGCCCCAGCGGTTCCAGATGCCGGGGCAGCCCCTGACGCCCCAGCCGATCCAGATGCCGGGGCAGCCCCTGAGGTTCCCGCGGCCCCTGCGGCTGCTGAGACCCGGGCAGCCCATGTCGCCCCAGCTGCGCCTGACGCCGGGGCTCCCACTGCCCCAGCCGCTTCTGCCACCCGGGCAGCCCAAGCCGCCCGGGCGGCCTCGGCAGCCCCTGCCTCCGGGGCCAGACGCAAGCTCCATCACCTTAGACCCCCCAGCCCCGAGATCCAGGCTGCCGATCCGCCTACTCCGCGGCCTGCTCGCGCGTCTGCCTGGCGGGGCAAGTCCGAGCGCAGCTGCGGCCGCCGCGGGTACTACGATGAAGGGGCGGCCAGCAGCGACGATGACTCCAGCGGAGACGAGTCCGACGATGGGACCTTCGGATGCATCCGCTGGTTTCAGCATCGGCGAAATCGCCGCCGCCGAAAGCCCCAGCGCAACTTACTCCGCAACTTCCTCATGCAAGCCTTCGGGGGCTGCTTCGGTCGATCTGAGAGTCCCCAGCCCAAAGCCTCGCACTCCTCCAAGGTCAAGAAGGTACCCCTGGTGGAGAAGCGCAGACAGATGCGCAAAGAAGCCCTGGAGAAGCGGGCCCAGAAGCGCGCAGAGAAGAAACGCAGCAAGCTCATCGACAAACAACTCCAGGACGAAAAGATGGGCTACATGTGTACGCACCGCCTGCTGCTTCTAG